The Megalops cyprinoides isolate fMegCyp1 chromosome 19, fMegCyp1.pri, whole genome shotgun sequence genome has a window encoding:
- the LOC118794651 gene encoding 60S ribosomal protein L27, whose protein sequence is MGKFMKPGKVVMVLAGRYAGRKAVIVKNIDDGTSDRPYSHALVSGIDRYPRKVTTTMGKKKVAKRSKIKAFVKVYNYNHLMPTRYSVDIPLDKTIVNKDVFRDPALKRKARREAKIKFEERYKTGKNKWFFQKLRF, encoded by the exons ATGGGCAAGTTCATGAAACCTGGAAAGGTGGTGATGGTCCTGGCTGGACGCTATGCCGGGCGCAAGGCAGTCATTGTCAAA AATATCGATGATGGCACCTCAGACCGCCCTTACAGCCACGCCCTGGTGTCAGGCATCGACCGCTACCCTCGCAAAGTGACCACCACCATGGGCAAAAAGAAGGTCGCCAAGAGGTCCAAGATCAAGGCCTTTGTCAAGGTGTACAACTACAACCACCTCATGCCCACCAG ATACTCTGTTGATATTCCTCTGGACAAAACCATTGTCAATAAGGATGTCTTCAGGGATCCGGCCCTCAAGCGCAAGGCCAGAAGAGAGGCCAAGATCAAGTTTGAGGAGAG GTACAAGACAGGCAAGAACAAGTGGTTCTTCCAGAAGCTGAGATTCTAA